The Bradyrhizobium sp. WBAH42 genome includes a window with the following:
- a CDS encoding DUF1304 domain-containing protein produces MLLGELTLILIANVLVALVAALHVFFLALEMFLWDKPLGLKVFRNSPEKAEITKVLAANQGLYNGFLAAGLIWGLVHGNPAFAFQIKAFFLLCVMVAGAYGAATVSTRILMVQALPAAIALIALFLA; encoded by the coding sequence ATGCTTTTGGGGGAGCTCACCTTGATCCTGATCGCCAATGTTCTGGTGGCGCTGGTCGCCGCGCTGCACGTCTTCTTCCTGGCGCTAGAGATGTTTCTCTGGGACAAGCCGCTGGGCCTGAAGGTGTTTCGGAATTCGCCCGAGAAGGCCGAGATCACCAAGGTGCTGGCCGCCAATCAGGGCCTCTATAACGGCTTTCTCGCTGCCGGCCTGATCTGGGGCCTCGTCCACGGCAACCCGGCCTTCGCGTTCCAGATCAAGGCGTTCTTCCTGCTCTGCGTGATGGTGGCCGGCGCCTATGGCGCGGCGACCGTCAGCACGCGGATCCTGATGGTGCAGGCGTTGCCGGCGGCAATCGCGCTGATTGCACTGTTTCTCGCCTGA
- a CDS encoding methylated-DNA--[protein]-cysteine S-methyltransferase, whose protein sequence is MPIRSTNLPERFGLDRLATPIGTALLVTDAEGKLRALDWHDYEHRMRELLRLHYGTVDLGDRPAPAEMRTALSRYFEGELGQLSGIAWRTAGTPFQQKVWTALAQIPAGTTLSYGALAATIGMPNAIRAVGHANGSNPISVVLPCHRLIGADGSLVKYGGGLARKRWLLRHEGVEV, encoded by the coding sequence ATGCCCATCCGATCAACCAACCTCCCTGAACGCTTCGGCCTCGATCGCCTGGCGACGCCGATCGGGACCGCGCTGCTGGTCACCGATGCCGAGGGCAAGCTGCGGGCGCTCGATTGGCATGATTACGAGCATCGGATGCGCGAGCTGTTGCGTCTGCATTACGGGACGGTCGATCTCGGCGATCGGCCGGCGCCGGCAGAGATGCGCACCGCGCTCTCGCGTTATTTCGAAGGCGAGCTCGGCCAGCTCTCCGGCATCGCCTGGCGCACCGCCGGCACGCCGTTTCAGCAGAAGGTCTGGACCGCGCTGGCGCAAATTCCCGCCGGCACCACGCTGAGCTACGGCGCGCTCGCCGCAACCATCGGCATGCCCAACGCGATTCGCGCCGTCGGCCACGCCAACGGCTCCAACCCGATCAGCGTGGTGCTGCCTTGTCACCGCCTGATCGGTGCGGACGGCTCGCTGGTGAAGTACGGCGGCGGCCTCGCGCGCAAGCGCTGGCTGCTGCGGCACGAGGGTGTGGAGGTTTGA